The sequence below is a genomic window from Oryzomonas sagensis.
CTCCATGCAGGTCAGCAAGGATGTCCTCAACAATCCCGAGAGCCTGAACAAGTTTCAAAAGGCCCAGGGCGAACTCTCCGGCGCCCTCTCCCGCCTGATGGTCGTGGTGGAGAAATACCCGGACCTGAAGGCGAACCAGAACTTCATGGACCTGCAGAAGCAACTCGAAGGGACCGAGAATCGCATCAACGTGGCCCGTGAGCGCTACAACACGAGCGTGCAGGTCTTCAACACCAGCATCCGCACCTTTCCCAATTCGCTTACCAACTCGCTGTTGCTGCACTTGAACCGCAAAGAGGCGTTCAAGGCGGAAGAAGGGGCAAAAACGGCGCCAAAGATCAAGTTTTAGTCCAAACCGTGTCCCGTGCGGCCAGTTCGCCGGAATAAACGCACCGCACGGGACAGGGGTGGCAACGGGGGCATTACCATGAGGTTACGCAACATCTTCATACTGGCGCTTCTGGTTCTTCTGCCGCTCCCGTTGCCGGCCCTCGATGTCCCGCAGCTCAACGGACGGGTCAACGATTATGCCCGGATGCTGTCGCCCGAAACCGTGCGGCAACTGGATCAAAAACTGGCCGCCTTCGAGCGTGACTCATCCACCCAGATAGCCGTGCTGACCGTCCCCACGCTCCAGGGGGACGACCTGGAACAATTTTCCATCCATGTGGCCGAACAGTGGAAGCTCGGCCAGAAGGGCAAGGACAACGGTGTGCTGCTGATCCTGGCCCAGGCCGAGCGCAAGGTGCGCATCGAGGTCGGCATGGGGCTCCAGGGGGTGCTGCCGGACATAACCGCCAGCCATATCATCCGTGACGTCATGCGCCCCTATCTCAAAGCCGACAACTTCGACCAGGGCGTCACCGCCGGCATCGACGCCATCATCTCCGCGACCAGGGGGGAGTTCACGGCTTCCCCCCAGGATGCGGGCAAACGTGCCCATAAGAAGAGTTCTGCTTCGTTCCCCGTACTTCTGCTGCTGATCGCTGTCGTGGCCGTCCTGCTCGGCGCGTTTTCCCGCTACCTGAGCGGCCTGGCCGGGGCGGTCGGCCTGCCGTTGGCGGCCTTCCTGGCCTTTCCCGGCCTGGGCGTGACGATGCTGTTGATCCTGGCCGGCGTCGGCCTCGTGGTGGGATTTCTGCTCAGCCTGCTGTTCTCCGGCATGTTCGGTGGAGGCGGGGGCGGCGGCTTCTACGGAGGCGGTTGGGGAGGCGGCGGTTTCTATGGCGGGGGGGGAGGCTCATCCGGCGGCGACGACGGTTTTTCCGGCGGGGGCGGCGGCTTCGATGGCGGCGGGTCGTCGGATGACTACTGATTCATCCTCGAAAAGTAGTTCACCACAAAGACACAAAGGGTGATTTCATTGAGTCATATGACAATTTCGTAATTGGCTGGACTCGCGTAGTGAGCGAACGGTTTTCCGCCACTCCCCCTGTGCATCCTTTGTGCTCTTTGTGGTGAATAACTGCCGTCTTTTGGTTCATTTCATCAGTATCTTCAAAGCCTGCTTGAGCAACTCTTCCACCGTGCCCCCACCTGTGGCGTCAAGTCCCCCCAGGGCCTTGCGCACCTGCGGTTCCTTGTACCCCAGATTGAGCAGCGCCGAGACGACATCGTCCATGACATCCTCCGCCGGTATCTCCCGTGCCTCGAAGGCCGGGGCTGAAGCCAGATCCAGCTTGCCGGCTTTGTCCTTCAATTCCAGGGCCAGGCGCTCGGCGGTCTTCTTGCCGATGCCCGGAATTGCGGAGAGTTTGTGGACATCCCCCTGGACGAGGGCCTGGGCAAGCGGGCCGGGCTGGATGTTGGAGAGGATGTCGCGGGCCATCTTGGGGCCGACGCCCGAGACCGAGATCAGCAGTTGGAAAAAGGATTTTTCCAGGCGGGTGCGAAAGCCGTAGAGTTGAATGGCGTCCTCACGCACGCTGGTATGGATGTGGAGCGAGGCGGTCCCCCCCTCCTCGGGCAGTTCGTAGTAGGTGGAAAAGGGGATCAACACCCGATAGCCGACGCCGTGTACGTCGAGGATGATGTGATCCGGCGATTTATAGGCGATAACCCCGGTCAGCAGCGCGATCATAGCTTCATGTCCCTCCAGGAGGTGGGTTTCCGTGACGCCGGCTTGGCACTCCCGGTCATCTGTTTCAAGGCGGAGGAATTGATATGGCAGACCGCAACCGCCAAGGCATCGGAGGCGTCGGCCTGGGCGATCTCGGGCAGGCCCAG
It includes:
- a CDS encoding LemA family protein, encoding MKRIVAKLPILLLLTLLSGCGYNTMQANEEAVVAAWGNVESSYQRRADLIPNLVEVVKGYAKHEADTLKAVTEARAKVGSMQVSKDVLNNPESLNKFQKAQGELSGALSRLMVVVEKYPDLKANQNFMDLQKQLEGTENRINVARERYNTSVQVFNTSIRTFPNSLTNSLLLHLNRKEAFKAEEGAKTAPKIKF
- a CDS encoding TPM domain-containing protein produces the protein MRLRNIFILALLVLLPLPLPALDVPQLNGRVNDYARMLSPETVRQLDQKLAAFERDSSTQIAVLTVPTLQGDDLEQFSIHVAEQWKLGQKGKDNGVLLILAQAERKVRIEVGMGLQGVLPDITASHIIRDVMRPYLKADNFDQGVTAGIDAIISATRGEFTASPQDAGKRAHKKSSASFPVLLLLIAVVAVLLGAFSRYLSGLAGAVGLPLAAFLAFPGLGVTMLLILAGVGLVVGFLLSLLFSGMFGGGGGGGFYGGGWGGGGFYGGGGGSSGGDDGFSGGGGGFDGGGSSDDY
- the ruvA gene encoding Holliday junction branch migration protein RuvA encodes the protein MIALLTGVIAYKSPDHIILDVHGVGYRVLIPFSTYYELPEEGGTASLHIHTSVREDAIQLYGFRTRLEKSFFQLLISVSGVGPKMARDILSNIQPGPLAQALVQGDVHKLSAIPGIGKKTAERLALELKDKAGKLDLASAPAFEAREIPAEDVMDDVVSALLNLGYKEPQVRKALGGLDATGGGTVEELLKQALKILMK